One SAR86 cluster bacterium genomic window carries:
- a CDS encoding thiamine phosphate synthase yields MAENIRDLIKDPETFFLITGEFKKISTLKKKLLNTKRFNKKILILRIKEDTGQLDEIILEVKKFCKKENVPLLLNSPNKFSYKAKGYHLTSKEIYEYKNSKNLVLGASCHNDQDIIQAIDIGCSYAFLSPVIRKNGIEGMGWDSFFALKDKYPQITIVPLGGINESNAIVEAFAGISHWWNHQA; encoded by the coding sequence TTGGCTGAAAATATTAGAGACCTCATCAAAGATCCAGAAACCTTTTTTTTGATTACTGGTGAATTTAAAAAAATTTCAACTCTTAAAAAAAAATTACTAAATACAAAAAGATTTAATAAAAAAATTCTAATACTTCGAATAAAAGAGGATACAGGCCAGCTTGATGAAATTATTTTAGAGGTCAAAAAATTTTGTAAAAAAGAAAATGTACCTTTGTTGCTTAATTCTCCAAATAAATTTTCATACAAAGCGAAGGGCTATCATCTTACCTCCAAAGAAATTTATGAATACAAAAATAGTAAGAATTTAGTACTTGGAGCTTCATGCCATAATGATCAAGATATTATTCAAGCAATTGATATTGGCTGTTCATATGCCTTTCTCTCGCCTGTTATAAGAAAGAATGGTATTGAAGGTATGGGTTGGGATTCTTTTTTTGCTTTAAAGGATAAATATCCACAAATCACAATTGTGCCCTTGGGTGGTATTAATGAGTCTAATGCAATAGTCGAGGCTTTTGCGGGTATTAGTCACTGGTGGAATCATCAGGCATAG
- a CDS encoding RNA methyltransferase, translating into MKINIKNFYCIETLIESNPEIIEFINIPNPKDKKISELAVNAKQSGIKILNKSKDFYAACKEPAVRDIKSANYEIGKSVLIFDEVQDTRNLGSCLRTASFFGINSVIIPKNNSADFNNTAVIETSTGGVYDLDLYKVANISQTINKLKENNYWVTGFSEHAKKDINTLVPSEKNVFVFGNEQKGIKQLVLKNCDEVLKIKQIGQTSSLNISIAAAIATYTLTNKI; encoded by the coding sequence ATGAAAATAAATATAAAAAACTTTTACTGTATTGAGACTCTGATTGAATCTAATCCCGAGATTATTGAATTCATTAATATCCCTAACCCTAAAGATAAAAAGATTTCTGAATTAGCTGTTAATGCGAAACAATCTGGTATAAAAATTTTAAATAAATCGAAAGACTTTTACGCAGCATGTAAAGAGCCTGCAGTTAGGGATATAAAATCGGCAAATTATGAAATAGGGAAATCAGTTCTTATTTTTGATGAGGTTCAGGATACAAGAAATTTAGGATCTTGTTTAAGGACTGCATCATTTTTTGGCATTAATTCAGTCATTATTCCTAAAAATAATTCCGCAGATTTTAATAACACGGCTGTTATAGAGACCTCAACAGGAGGTGTCTACGATTTAGATTTATACAAAGTTGCAAACATAAGTCAGACCATAAACAAACTTAAAGAAAATAATTATTGGGTAACTGGTTTTTCTGAGCATGCTAAAAAAGATATAAATACATTAGTGCCCTCTGAAAAAAATGTATTCGTTTTTGGCAATGAGCAAAAGGGCATAAAACAATTAGTTTTAAAAAACTGTGATGAAGTATTGAAAATCAAGCAAATTGGACAGACATCATCATTAAATATTTCTATAGCAGCTGCTATAGCGACTTACACGTTAACAAATAAAATATAA
- the yacG gene encoding DNA gyrase inhibitor YacG, translating to MNEKVNMKCPQCKNIVEISSEFKPFCSKTCKNLDFLNWANEEKSIPMPDDSTSD from the coding sequence ATGAATGAAAAGGTAAACATGAAATGTCCGCAGTGCAAAAATATTGTAGAAATCAGTTCAGAGTTCAAACCTTTTTGTTCGAAGACATGTAAAAATTTAGACTTTTTAAATTGGGCTAATGAAGAAAAATCTATACCTATGCCTGATGATTCCACCAGTGACTAA
- a CDS encoding amidohydrolase: MKYRLSIILFFLTCSLWADDLRNEMSASLKSLMPKVIEWRHDIHEFPELSNREFRTSKKVADHLESLGIEIETGIAYTGVVGIIKGGKPGPTVALRADMDALPVEEKTGLPYASKVRTTYLGNDVGVMHACGHDAHVAILMGAAEFLAKHKEQLEGNIMLIFQPAEEGPPEDEGGGAKMMLEEGIFERYQPEAIFGLHVTNMPNGLIAVKPGPAMAAASAYRISIKGKQAHGSAPWAGIDPIMATAELIQSLNTVVSRRINIINNPAVISVGIVEAGTRNNIIPEDAMIMGTIRTFDPELRSEIYSEIEQLAEGVAVGTGTTINVEFDVGGFFPVTYNQEDLVKKYSSTLKEASNGKFMISDVPTTGAEDFSYFSQEIPGMYFYLGVNRPGKGEASGEFNRRSDVAGNHSPYFIVDDEALDEGVRAMSFLAIDYLKNN; encoded by the coding sequence ATGAAATACAGACTTTCAATTATTCTTTTTTTTCTAACATGCTCTTTATGGGCAGATGATTTAAGGAATGAAATGTCTGCATCATTAAAATCTTTAATGCCTAAAGTAATTGAGTGGAGACATGATATTCATGAGTTTCCAGAACTATCAAACAGAGAATTTAGGACTTCAAAAAAAGTTGCAGATCATTTAGAGAGTTTGGGAATTGAGATAGAGACAGGAATAGCATATACAGGTGTTGTTGGAATAATTAAAGGAGGAAAACCTGGACCAACAGTTGCACTTAGAGCTGACATGGATGCCTTACCTGTAGAGGAAAAGACTGGACTTCCCTATGCATCAAAAGTAAGAACAACTTATCTTGGAAACGATGTAGGTGTCATGCATGCATGTGGTCATGATGCACATGTTGCAATTTTGATGGGGGCTGCAGAGTTTTTAGCAAAACATAAAGAGCAACTTGAAGGCAATATCATGCTTATCTTTCAACCTGCTGAAGAAGGTCCACCTGAAGACGAAGGAGGTGGAGCTAAGATGATGCTTGAAGAGGGAATATTTGAAAGATATCAGCCTGAAGCAATTTTTGGCTTACATGTAACTAATATGCCTAATGGACTAATTGCTGTAAAGCCTGGACCAGCAATGGCAGCAGCATCTGCTTATAGAATTTCAATCAAAGGCAAACAAGCTCATGGCTCTGCTCCATGGGCGGGAATTGACCCAATAATGGCAACTGCAGAATTAATTCAGTCTTTAAATACAGTTGTAAGTCGAAGAATAAATATTATTAATAATCCTGCGGTTATTTCAGTTGGCATAGTCGAGGCAGGCACAAGAAATAATATTATTCCAGAAGATGCCATGATAATGGGAACCATTAGAACTTTTGATCCAGAATTAAGAAGTGAAATCTACAGTGAAATTGAACAACTTGCAGAAGGTGTTGCAGTTGGAACTGGTACAACAATAAATGTCGAATTTGATGTAGGTGGCTTCTTTCCAGTTACTTATAATCAAGAAGATCTAGTCAAGAAATATTCATCAACTCTAAAAGAAGCTTCTAACGGAAAATTCATGATTTCTGATGTTCCGACTACAGGCGCAGAAGATTTTTCATATTTTTCCCAAGAAATACCTGGCATGTACTTTTATTTAGGTGTAAACAGACCAGGCAAGGGAGAGGCATCTGGCGAATTCAACAGAAGGTCTGATGTTGCAGGAAATCATTCACCTTATTTCATTGTTGATGATGAAGCATTAGACGAAGGCGTTAGAGCAATGAGTTTTCTTGCAATTGATTACCTTAAGAATAATTAA
- a CDS encoding type 1 glutamine amidotransferase, translating into MVNKTRDQLKILLLQIRDDQKVRKEEHESFAKYSELELNQIDILNVFDKPNFSTDVLNGYDALYVGGASEANVLEPEIYPFIKDSVGLIKFAGENAIPTFASCFGFQLAVLAFDGVIKSKDADYEMGSIPIKTTNLANIDPVFKGVKSGFYALSVHQQYADDLPENLDLLAYTQQCLHSFKLRDKPLWAFQFHPEVDRATVFERLAIYKAKYTSGEEEFNKVLDSLVETPDSHKLMLNFVDNVLLNYS; encoded by the coding sequence ATGGTTAATAAAACAAGAGATCAATTAAAAATACTCCTTTTACAGATAAGGGATGATCAGAAAGTGCGCAAAGAAGAGCATGAAAGCTTCGCAAAATACAGTGAATTGGAACTTAACCAAATAGATATACTTAATGTTTTTGATAAGCCAAATTTTTCTACAGATGTATTGAATGGTTATGATGCTTTGTATGTTGGTGGAGCTAGTGAAGCTAATGTACTTGAACCTGAAATATATCCATTCATAAAAGACTCTGTAGGACTAATAAAATTTGCTGGAGAAAATGCAATACCAACTTTTGCTTCATGTTTTGGGTTTCAATTAGCTGTACTAGCTTTTGATGGAGTAATAAAAAGCAAAGATGCTGATTATGAGATGGGAAGCATACCTATTAAAACAACAAATTTAGCAAATATTGATCCTGTTTTTAAAGGGGTTAAATCAGGATTCTATGCTCTTTCGGTTCATCAACAATATGCAGATGACTTACCAGAAAATCTTGATCTTTTAGCATACACACAACAATGTTTACATAGTTTTAAATTAAGAGATAAACCACTCTGGGCATTCCAATTTCATCCTGAAGTAGATCGAGCTACAGTTTTTGAAAGACTTGCAATCTATAAGGCAAAGTACACTTCTGGTGAAGAAGAATTTAATAAAGTCTTAGACTCTCTTGTAGAAACACCAGATTCACATAAATTAATGCTCAATTTTGTAGATAATGTTTTACTTAATTATTCTTAA
- a CDS encoding VacB/RNase II family 3'-5' exoribonuclease, translated as MKNENNLQKFHNKAIYDYSLREIWPQEVLTESKLLSDEKVNSEDFNELPFVTIDGEDAKDFDDAIFCKLIPDGFKLYVAIADVSFYVKENSAIDMEARARATSTYMFRKVLPMLPEKLSNDLCSLKEGVLRKTLIVKINFDKAGNIEKYTFHRSEIKSCARLTYNKVEDFLENKINLNGEKYKESLDSAKILMSKLLERRAERGALDFELDEPYMSFDREGKIQELKNRTRLMSHKLIEEFMLSANICAADFLNKNYSQGIYRVHDYPENYKIDRLSQILKRRNINWEGSIEDVDNLNIFIKNLSKRSDKSILNAVVLQSMQRAEYSTKEIGHFGLKYKKYTHFTSPIRRYPDLIVHRMIIAKLNKLNCEIEDLDDLLMHCSERERSSEFASKQVQQNMLCSYAANFRGQIFDGFITGVKDFGVFVDMPKLYTSGLLHITELPKDNYKYNARDKILSGKRRANTFCLGDKISVGIDNVMELEGKISLFYV; from the coding sequence ATGAAAAACGAAAATAATTTACAAAAATTTCACAATAAAGCCATTTACGACTACTCTCTCAGAGAAATTTGGCCTCAGGAGGTATTGACTGAATCAAAACTTCTGAGTGATGAAAAGGTCAATTCGGAAGACTTTAATGAATTGCCCTTTGTAACAATTGATGGTGAGGATGCTAAGGATTTTGACGATGCAATATTTTGTAAGTTAATTCCCGATGGATTTAAGCTCTATGTTGCTATTGCAGATGTATCTTTTTATGTGAAAGAAAATTCGGCTATAGACATGGAGGCGAGAGCAAGGGCCACTTCAACTTATATGTTTCGAAAAGTTCTACCTATGCTTCCAGAAAAACTATCAAATGATCTTTGCTCGCTCAAAGAGGGAGTCTTAAGAAAAACTTTAATAGTTAAGATTAATTTTGATAAGGCAGGCAATATTGAAAAATATACATTCCACAGAAGTGAAATTAAATCTTGTGCACGCCTCACTTACAACAAAGTTGAAGATTTTTTAGAAAATAAAATCAATCTCAATGGAGAAAAATACAAGGAGTCACTCGATTCAGCAAAAATTTTAATGTCAAAGCTTTTAGAGCGTAGAGCAGAAAGAGGTGCATTAGACTTTGAACTTGATGAGCCTTATATGAGTTTTGATAGAGAAGGAAAAATTCAAGAATTAAAAAATAGGACAAGATTAATGTCGCATAAATTAATCGAAGAATTTATGCTCTCTGCAAATATTTGTGCAGCTGATTTTTTAAATAAAAATTACAGTCAAGGAATATACAGAGTTCATGATTATCCTGAGAATTATAAAATTGATAGACTTAGCCAGATTCTAAAAAGAAGAAATATTAATTGGGAGGGCAGTATTGAAGATGTTGATAATCTCAATATTTTTATAAAAAATCTTTCAAAAAGAAGTGATAAAAGCATTCTAAACGCAGTTGTATTGCAGTCTATGCAAAGAGCTGAATATTCAACAAAAGAAATTGGTCACTTTGGTTTGAAATATAAAAAATATACACACTTTACTTCTCCAATAAGAAGGTATCCAGACCTTATTGTTCATCGCATGATAATTGCAAAATTAAATAAGCTTAATTGTGAAATAGAGGATTTGGACGATTTATTAATGCATTGCTCTGAACGTGAAAGATCATCAGAGTTTGCATCTAAACAAGTACAACAGAACATGTTGTGCTCTTATGCTGCAAATTTTAGGGGTCAAATTTTTGATGGTTTTATAACTGGCGTAAAAGACTTTGGAGTTTTCGTAGATATGCCAAAATTATATACCTCAGGCCTTCTACATATAACTGAGTTGCCAAAAGATAACTATAAATACAATGCAAGAGATAAAATATTATCAGGTAAACGAAGGGCTAATACTTTTTGTTTGGGTGACAAGATTTCAGTTGGTATAGATAATGTTATGGAGCTTGAAGGCAAAATATCGCTGTTTTATGTATGA
- the lpxC gene encoding UDP-3-O-acyl-N-acetylglucosamine deacetylase, with amino-acid sequence MLSQRTIKNKITCSGVGLHTGKKVKLTFHPAEPNTGILFRRIDGDKVVDIPATAKNVGETTLSTTLVYGDYKISTIEHLLSALAGTGVDNCIIDCDGPEIPIMDGSSTQFVFLIQTAGIVEQNAVKKFVYVTKSVQVQRDDAVARIKPYDGFRVTFTLEFDHPVYNKYPHSASIDFSQTSFIREVSRARTFGLMDDLEKLKKMNLALGANLNNAIGIGDEDVLNEGGLRFADEFVKHKILDAIGDLYLLGHNLIGEFFGFKTGHALNNQLLRKIESENAYKIIEIDEIKDAPINYLKPLIEEAI; translated from the coding sequence ATGCTCTCACAAAGAACAATAAAAAATAAAATTACTTGCTCAGGAGTAGGTTTGCACACCGGCAAAAAAGTTAAACTAACTTTTCATCCCGCTGAGCCAAATACTGGAATACTTTTTAGAAGAATTGATGGAGATAAAGTTGTCGATATTCCAGCCACTGCTAAAAACGTTGGAGAGACAACTCTTTCAACTACGCTTGTCTATGGAGATTATAAAATCTCAACTATTGAGCATTTACTTTCTGCATTAGCAGGCACTGGCGTTGATAACTGCATTATTGATTGCGATGGGCCTGAAATTCCAATTATGGATGGCAGCTCAACTCAATTTGTTTTCCTAATCCAGACAGCTGGTATTGTTGAACAAAATGCAGTGAAAAAATTTGTGTATGTAACAAAGTCTGTTCAAGTTCAAAGAGATGATGCTGTGGCTAGGATTAAACCATATGATGGTTTTAGAGTAACTTTTACTCTTGAATTTGATCATCCCGTTTATAACAAATATCCCCATAGTGCCTCAATAGACTTTTCACAAACTTCTTTTATAAGAGAAGTAAGCAGAGCACGAACTTTTGGCTTAATGGATGACTTAGAGAAACTTAAAAAGATGAACTTAGCACTTGGAGCTAATTTAAATAATGCTATTGGAATAGGTGATGAAGATGTTTTAAATGAGGGTGGACTCAGATTTGCTGATGAATTTGTTAAACATAAGATTCTTGACGCTATTGGTGATCTTTATTTACTTGGACATAATTTAATAGGTGAATTTTTTGGTTTTAAAACCGGGCATGCATTAAACAATCAATTATTAAGAAAGATTGAGAGCGAGAACGCATACAAAATTATTGAAATCGATGAAATAAAAGATGCGCCTATAAACTATCTTAAGCCTCTTATTGAAGAAGCTATCTAA
- a CDS encoding thioredoxin family protein, giving the protein MNKLIFSLFVVILLTSILFVMNFKKPISNLSQDDIPKTVVKPYKPDLNYPDLVIEGIEKALKENKQPLIIFGANWCPDCIILHQITLIPQMAKFINENFELIYVDVGDYRDGSEPKNKQILLNYGIAELEGVPTIVVLSKDLKVLNKDSSTQWRNARERQPSEFYFYLNNFLG; this is encoded by the coding sequence ATGAATAAATTGATTTTTAGTTTATTTGTGGTCATTTTATTAACCAGCATCTTATTTGTTATGAATTTTAAAAAACCAATTTCAAATCTTTCACAAGATGATATCCCAAAAACTGTTGTTAAGCCCTATAAGCCAGATTTAAATTATCCAGATTTAGTGATCGAGGGTATTGAAAAAGCATTGAAGGAAAATAAGCAACCACTCATTATTTTTGGAGCAAATTGGTGCCCAGATTGCATTATTCTTCATCAAATTACACTTATTCCTCAAATGGCAAAATTTATAAATGAAAACTTTGAGCTAATTTATGTAGATGTTGGGGATTATCGTGATGGCTCAGAACCAAAGAACAAGCAGATATTGCTTAATTACGGAATTGCTGAATTGGAAGGAGTGCCAACAATAGTTGTTTTATCAAAAGATTTGAAAGTGCTAAATAAAGATAGTTCGACACAATGGCGCAATGCAAGAGAAAGACAGCCTTCTGAGTTTTACTTCTATCTAAATAACTTTCTAGGTTGA
- the secA gene encoding preprotein translocase subunit SecA: MLDILRKIFPSANQRRISEYTKIVNKINALEEEMSSKDENFFKELHFDEKPDEEKFSHIFASVREASVRTLGLRHFDCQMIGGLVLKDGNIAEMKTGEGKTLVATLPAVLNALNGKKVYVVTVNDYLAERDAAWMAPIYEYFGLKVSALTSTQSFEEKKSSYESNIIYCTSSELGFDYLRDNMVLFRNQKSQADLNFAIIDEVDSILIDEARTPLIISGATDDDASAYPVFLKLIPNLKQQLREGTDEEPLSEEEKGDFLIDEKGRSVELTENGFEKVENFLVNRNMIKEDESLYTTNNLKFLKYIQATLKANYLFEKDVHYVKEGNKVVLIDDNTGRKLPGRRISEGVHQALECKEKVPIQQETQTLASTTFQNYFRLFDQISGMTGTADTEAAEFKQIYNMSVVVIPTNQTMVREDVNDVVYVNEEDKYSALLTEIKEINKKEAPILVGTASIESSEKVSSILKKAGIKHQVLNAKYHEKEAMIIEEAGRPGAITIATNMAGRGTDIVLGGKKEDDKEWNQNHQKVIDAGGLHVIGTERHESRRIDNQLRGRSGRQGDPGYSKFFLSLDDTVLRLFIDENRKQLFSRLSEGMDDSSIEHPLLNGAIANAQKKIENRNFEIRKQILEYDDVSNDQRLTVYELRNFFLEDNDNEKLIFEYLDNLLEKIADKALPEDQNEYWSFDDFTKSLSQSLGSAPEPKEFNKNQTFAEIMDVLNDFYKEEYLNKFEPLKEKKKELERQVSIQVLDACWKRHLQNIDSLRGNIGLRAYAQRNPINEFKKESFELFDSMIESFKDDSVKILFNIKIQKMSQAEFEARKNTT; the protein is encoded by the coding sequence ATGCTAGATATCCTTAGAAAAATTTTTCCTTCAGCCAATCAAAGGAGAATCTCTGAATACACCAAAATTGTAAATAAAATAAACGCTTTAGAAGAAGAAATGTCATCAAAGGATGAAAATTTTTTTAAAGAACTTCATTTTGATGAAAAGCCAGATGAAGAAAAATTTTCTCATATTTTTGCATCTGTGCGTGAAGCTTCGGTAAGAACACTAGGATTAAGACATTTTGACTGTCAGATGATAGGAGGTCTAGTTTTAAAAGATGGAAATATCGCTGAAATGAAAACAGGTGAAGGAAAGACACTTGTTGCAACATTGCCTGCAGTATTAAACGCTTTAAATGGAAAAAAAGTTTATGTCGTGACGGTAAATGACTACTTGGCTGAACGTGATGCAGCCTGGATGGCTCCAATATATGAGTACTTCGGACTTAAAGTCTCAGCGCTTACTTCTACTCAAAGTTTTGAAGAAAAAAAATCTAGCTACGAATCAAATATTATTTACTGCACTAGCAGTGAGTTAGGATTTGATTATCTTAGAGACAACATGGTCTTATTTAGAAATCAAAAATCACAAGCAGATTTAAATTTTGCCATTATCGATGAAGTAGACTCAATCTTGATTGATGAGGCAAGAACTCCTTTGATTATTTCTGGAGCCACTGATGATGATGCATCTGCTTACCCTGTTTTCCTTAAATTGATTCCAAATTTAAAACAGCAATTGAGGGAAGGTACTGATGAAGAACCTTTATCTGAAGAAGAAAAGGGAGATTTTCTGATAGATGAAAAAGGTCGCTCAGTGGAACTTACAGAAAATGGGTTTGAAAAAGTTGAAAATTTTTTAGTCAACAGAAATATGATTAAGGAAGATGAAAGTCTCTACACAACTAATAATTTGAAATTCCTTAAATACATTCAAGCTACTTTAAAAGCTAATTATCTTTTTGAAAAAGATGTTCATTATGTAAAAGAGGGGAATAAAGTTGTTTTAATCGATGATAATACTGGAAGAAAGTTGCCTGGCAGAAGAATTTCGGAAGGTGTTCATCAAGCATTAGAATGTAAAGAGAAAGTACCCATTCAACAAGAAACGCAGACTCTTGCTTCAACTACATTCCAAAATTACTTTAGATTATTTGATCAAATCTCAGGTATGACAGGCACTGCAGACACCGAAGCAGCTGAGTTTAAGCAAATTTATAATATGAGTGTTGTTGTCATTCCTACAAACCAAACAATGGTAAGAGAGGATGTTAATGATGTCGTCTACGTAAATGAAGAGGATAAATACAGCGCATTACTTACAGAAATTAAGGAAATAAATAAAAAAGAAGCCCCTATTTTAGTGGGAACGGCTTCAATTGAAAGTTCAGAGAAGGTTTCTTCTATTCTGAAAAAAGCTGGCATTAAACATCAGGTTCTAAATGCAAAATATCACGAGAAAGAGGCAATGATTATTGAGGAGGCTGGAAGACCAGGTGCTATTACCATTGCTACCAACATGGCTGGGCGTGGAACTGATATTGTTTTGGGTGGAAAAAAAGAAGACGATAAAGAATGGAATCAAAACCATCAAAAAGTGATTGATGCCGGGGGTTTGCATGTTATTGGAACAGAGCGCCATGAATCAAGAAGAATAGACAATCAGCTGCGAGGAAGATCTGGAAGACAAGGTGACCCAGGTTACTCAAAGTTCTTTTTAAGTCTTGATGATACAGTGCTTAGGCTTTTTATTGATGAAAATAGAAAGCAATTATTCTCAAGATTAAGTGAAGGAATGGATGATTCAAGCATTGAGCATCCTCTTCTAAATGGTGCGATAGCAAATGCGCAGAAGAAAATAGAAAATCGTAACTTCGAAATAAGAAAACAAATTCTTGAATACGATGATGTATCAAATGATCAAAGATTAACTGTGTATGAGCTCAGAAACTTTTTTCTTGAAGACAATGATAATGAAAAACTTATTTTTGAATATCTTGATAATCTGCTAGAAAAAATTGCAGATAAAGCATTGCCTGAGGATCAAAATGAGTATTGGAGTTTTGACGACTTTACAAAAAGCTTAAGTCAGTCTTTGGGGAGTGCTCCAGAACCAAAAGAATTTAATAAAAATCAAACTTTCGCAGAAATTATGGATGTGCTAAACGATTTCTATAAAGAAGAATATTTAAATAAATTTGAGCCACTTAAAGAAAAGAAAAAAGAATTGGAGCGACAGGTTTCGATTCAGGTTTTAGATGCCTGTTGGAAAAGACATCTTCAAAATATTGACTCTTTGAGGGGGAATATAGGTCTAAGAGCTTATGCTCAGAGAAACCCAATTAATGAATTTAAAAAAGAATCATTTGAACTTTTTGATAGCATGATTGAATCTTTTAAAGATGATTCTGTGAAAATACTTTTTAATATAAAAATTCAAAAAATGTCACAAGCTGAATTCGAAGCTAGAAAAAATACTACTTAA
- a CDS encoding DUF1289 domain-containing protein encodes MKKKFNKIVSPCISICQYDSQNKCLGCMRTKDERIKWKKDETTDAWKNSNLEDIKSRMSDSFRKSWEDTYEKKKQRIKDNAKT; translated from the coding sequence ATGAAAAAAAAGTTCAACAAAATAGTTTCGCCATGTATTTCTATTTGTCAGTATGATTCTCAAAATAAATGTCTAGGTTGTATGCGTACAAAAGATGAAAGAATTAAATGGAAAAAAGATGAAACTACAGATGCATGGAAAAACTCTAACCTTGAAGATATAAAAAGTAGAATGTCAGACTCTTTTAGAAAATCATGGGAAGATACATATGAGAAGAAAAAACAAAGAATAAAAGATAATGCAAAAACTTAG
- a CDS encoding VOC family protein, with the protein MQKLRPFHLAIPVDCIEKAKNFYGNLLGFNEGRSSENWVDYNFFGHQLVCHIGDVPKKVSKEVDGKMVPIPHFGVILDWQDFDLLSEKIKESKLEFVIEPYLRFEGKPGEQKTMFFQDPFGNSLEFKSFKSDDEIFKST; encoded by the coding sequence ATGCAAAAACTTAGACCATTTCACCTAGCCATTCCCGTAGACTGTATTGAAAAGGCAAAAAACTTTTATGGAAATCTTCTTGGTTTCAATGAGGGTCGCTCTTCAGAAAATTGGGTAGATTATAATTTTTTTGGTCACCAATTAGTTTGCCATATTGGCGATGTGCCAAAAAAAGTAAGTAAAGAAGTTGATGGAAAGATGGTTCCAATACCACATTTTGGTGTAATTCTTGACTGGCAAGATTTTGACTTGCTCTCTGAAAAAATTAAAGAAAGTAAGCTTGAGTTTGTTATTGAGCCTTATTTGAGATTTGAGGGAAAACCAGGCGAACAAAAAACAATGTTTTTTCAAGATCCTTTCGGAAACTCCTTAGAGTTTAAATCTTTCAAAAGTGATGATGAGATTTTTAAATCAACCTAG
- the coaE gene encoding dephospho-CoA kinase (Dephospho-CoA kinase (CoaE) performs the final step in coenzyme A biosynthesis.), with product MVGITGGIATGKTLACDFFKKKKIEIVDADEISRSLQEVGEKGYEEVVKAFGKDILKPNKELDKAKLRKIIFSDQKKKEKLEAIMHPIIGEKTIKDVAKIKSKWGIYSAPIWGKYDNFNRTLVIDAPENTQIERIVKRDKVSEEEAKIIIDKQMSRHDRISYATDFILNDSSIEDFERKLEFYFNFFESQL from the coding sequence TTGGTTGGTATAACAGGAGGTATTGCTACAGGTAAAACCCTTGCTTGTGATTTTTTTAAAAAGAAAAAAATTGAGATAGTCGATGCTGATGAAATTTCTCGAAGCTTGCAAGAGGTAGGAGAGAAAGGTTATGAAGAGGTAGTAAAAGCCTTTGGTAAAGATATTCTAAAACCTAATAAAGAATTAGATAAAGCAAAACTAAGAAAGATAATTTTTTCTGATCAAAAAAAGAAGGAAAAACTAGAGGCCATAATGCATCCAATTATTGGTGAAAAGACTATAAAGGATGTAGCAAAAATTAAATCAAAATGGGGTATTTACTCTGCCCCAATTTGGGGAAAGTACGATAATTTTAATAGAACTCTTGTCATAGACGCTCCAGAAAATACTCAAATTGAAAGAATTGTTAAAAGAGATAAAGTTAGTGAGGAGGAAGCTAAAATAATTATAGATAAACAAATGTCTAGGCATGACAGAATATCTTATGCTACAGATTTTATTCTAAACGATTCAAGTATTGAGGATTTTGAACGTAAACTAGAGTTCTACTTTAATTTTTTTGAGAGTCAATTATGA